The Elusimicrobiota bacterium genome includes the window TCGAACCATCAACGTTAAACTTACTATAATAGATTGTATCTAGATATACACTACTACAACCACCAACAAGAAACATGTATCCTTCGTCACCAACTACTATCTCATAAGTTATGCCATAAGGTAAAGTTGAAGACGCGACTGTAAAAGAACCAACACTTCCATCATTGTTTAGTTTCGCATAATATACCTCAGAACCGCCGCCAATGCTGTAGATATATCCGTTCCATACCACTGCGTCATTGAAGCCGAAAGTTGCTGGTAAAGTATTTGTTGATGTTATTATCGGTCCTATACTGCCATCATTATTGATTTTTGTGTAATACACTGTATTGACTGAATACGTTTGCGCAATCCCGCCTAGGATGTATAGATATCCGTTATTTTGGACACAGCCCATACCGGAAAGTCCTACCGGTAACGTGTTTGTCGAGCTGACAAACGAGTTCAATGTACCCGACGAGTTCATTTTCGCATAATGAATTACGTTACTACAACTACCTCCCATACTACCACCAATAACATAGGCGTAGCCGTTGTACCCTATTGCCTGGTGTCCATGCATTCTTAAATCCGCAGGTAATTGTACTGATGATGTAGTGAACGTGTTTATGCTACCGCTATTATTAATTTTAGCGCAATATATATTTTTCGTCGCTTCACTAGGCCCAATATCGCCACCCAAAATGTATAAGTATCCGTTTATATTATCAATTATTGTACCGTGGCCATATACACTCACAGGAATTGTGACAGTCGAGATAACAAAAGTGCCATACCCACCGTTCACAGCTTTCATGCGGAACCACACGCTGTTGTCAGTTAAGGACGACGTAAACGTTGCGGTGGTCACCCAGTCGATATACGATTGCTGCCCGTTAACTTTCGCGGTGTTGTTCCGTATTGCAGCGCTGCTGATGTTTATCCAGGTTACGTTATCCAAGCTGTACTGACAATCGGTAACGGCTATACTATCACCGTCAACGTCGTACGGCGTAAATGATACCCGCATTAGATTACCCATGAACGTTACGCTGTCAATAGCAACACTTGGCGTTGCCGCATGTATAGGGCTGCATATACAGTTGAGTAACAGGGACACAACACAAAAAGTGAAAAGCGTTAGTTTATGTTTCATTATGTTATATATATTATACATTTATTTCCCAATCACCACAATATGGTATGGCTGAATAGCGCCCGGTTTTACTGCTGCGCCGGCTTCCGGCAACGTTTGTTCAAGTTCAAGATATATTTTTTTGTCCGACTCTTCGATACTCGATATTCTGATGCCGTACCCTGAGGTAGGTTTCTCACCCATAAATACTGCGACTACAGTACTTGTTTTAAAATCAATATTGGGTACTGCCGCGGGTAACGACGTCCCGCTGACATGAGTTTTCCATAAAACATCCCAGTCCTTGTAATCGTTGATGATACCCGACTTTTGTTCTTTTACCCCGCTATAAACATCCTGCCATTGTTTGACAATACGTTTCTTCATTAGTTTTACAACGCCGCCACGGAAAACGACAGAAGGTTGTGTACCAACGGTATTTTTTGCCAACTCGATATATTCCTGTTTCGTTTGTGTTTGTACTACTGTTTGCACCGGAGATTGTTTTACCTTACTCGGGGTACTGGTATTACTAGCTACCTGTTTTATTTCGTTTAACACTGTAGTAGTGTCATCAGCTTTTTTTGTAATAACTGTTTTATAATCACTATTTTCAGGTTTAGGCGTTTCTACAACGTTAGTACTGCATATCGAGTTATCACAGGAAGTCGACGCGAGCTGCTTATCATTGTTACGATTGAACGTGATAATCGTAACTACTATCAGACACGCTGCAGCAAAAGCGAATACGTATGTACGATAATCCGCGAATATGTTATGTATCATATTACCGCTGTGTTCTTCGTTTATCGCGCGTACCGCGCCGTCAAGCTGGTCGCCAAGTTTGGCATATACATCAGCGGCTACAGTTTTATGTTCCAACGACGCCAATAACGCAGTAGTACTACGAAAATCTTCAAGAGTAACCC containing:
- a CDS encoding protease complex subunit PrcB family protein, which encodes MTCTNEKIQDLLVLYLENELTKKDKIMVETHLSGCAECRVTLEDFRSTTALLASLEHKTVAADVYAKLGDQLDGAVRAINEEHSGNMIHNIFADYRTYVFAFAAACLIVVTIITFNRNNDKQLASTSCDNSICSTNVVETPKPENSDYKTVITKKADDTTTVLNEIKQVASNTSTPSKVKQSPVQTVVQTQTKQEYIELAKNTVGTQPSVVFRGGVVKLMKKRIVKQWQDVYSGVKEQKSGIINDYKDWDVLWKTHVSGTSLPAAVPNIDFKTSTVVAVFMGEKPTSGYGIRISSIEESDKKIYLELEQTLPEAGAAVKPGAIQPYHIVVIGK